AATTACCAGAGTTACCACAAGTAGCGATAAGTTCGCCTTTTTTAACGAACTGTCCTGAGCGAACTTTAAATTTCTGTAGGTGTGCATACATGGTCATAAAACCGAATGAATGCTGAACTTTTAATAGATTACCGTAACCTTTATTACTGGCTCTTGCTAGCTCAACAACTCCATCAGCTGGAGCATAAATTTCGGTTCCACGCTTACAGGTTAAATCAACTCCTAAGTGGCGTTGGCGTTTACCTGAAATAGGATTGGTTCGGCGACCAAAACTGGATGATTCTCTCGTGTAATGTAGTGGCGTATCATTTGGAATTAAGCGAAACATAGTTGCTCTAACTGCCGAATCAATGGCTGCAACATCAAGTCGTTGCTCTAGTGTTTTTTCAGCTAATGATGAATCTTCTTCTGATATTTCTTGTAAGCCAAGTACAGATTCAACATCATCTACACGTTGGCTAATAACAAGCAATTCATTTTCTTTTGCTTCTAGTTGTTGAGTAAGTTCATGATTACTATTGTTATTATCAACAATCAATTGGTTTAGTTCATTATTTTTATTTTGCAGTTCAGCGATAGCAATTTTGGCAACTTCTTGCTGCTGGTAGAAATAATGTAGACCAAAGCCACTTAATGCAAATGAGCTAACCCCAAGTACTAAAGATAAAATGACCAGCTTTTTTCGTCTTTGGGAGATCGCGAAAAGACGCGTTCCTTTGTTGTGGGAGACGGAAATTCGAATTTTATCAGGCATAAGGGTAACAACTATTTATAAAGGTTAATGTGTTTCGGTGAGTTCTGATAACTGACGTAATAATAGTTCGCTATTACCAACGTTAAGTTCAACTAAGCGTTTAAGGTGGCTAATACTATCAATATCTATATGGCGAATACAGAGCCTCAGCATATTATTTGTATTATTCACAATTTCACATTCAGCAATAATATTGATATCACTGTCGTTTAGAGCAAAATGTACAATTAATTTACCCGCTGAGTTAAGAGCATTATCATCATTAAGTTTTATTAATAAGCCATGTAAAGACAAATCAATCAATGAGCCGCTGTATTGCTGAGCGCCTTGGATTAGTGCTACATCTGCTTGATAAATTACACGAGAAAACTTGCGTCTTTCAATCATAAGGCTACTCCTTCTTCTTAAGAGGAATTGAGTATGGTGTTTTGTTTGTTCTATGTCCAATAAAAAGGCCGCTTGAGTGCGGCCCTTATGATAAACATCAAATAAAGTAAATTATTACTTAGTCATACGCTTGTACTTGATGCGATGAGGTTCAGCAGCTTGTGCACCTAGGGTCTTCTTCAACCATTCACTGTATTCAGTGTAGTTACCTTCAAAGAAGTTTACTTGGCCTTCATCACGGTAGTCTAGAATGTGTGTAGCGATACGGTCTAGGAACCAACGGTCGTGCGAGATAACCATTGCACAACCAGGGAACTCAAGTAATGCTTCTTCTAGTGCACGTAATGTTTCAACATCAAGGTCATTGGTAGGTTCATCGAGTAACAGTACGTTACCGCCAGTTTTTAGCAGTTTAGCTAAGTGAACACGGTTACGCTCACCACCAGATAACTCACCAATAATTTTTTGTTGGTCGTTGCCTTTGAAGTTAAAGCGAGAACAGTAAGCACGAGCTGGGATTTCGAAATTGTTGATCTTAATGATATCAGCGCCTTCAGAGATCTCTTGGAAAACTGTTTTTGTGTCATCCATTGAATCACGGAATTGATCAACAGAAGCAAGTTTTACAGTTTCACCTAATTCAATCGTACCTGAATCCGGTGTTTCAGCACCACTTAGCATCTTAAATAGGGTAGACTTACCCGCACCATTGGCACCGATAATACCCACGATAGCACCTTTTGGCATGCTGAATGATAGGTCATCAATCAGTACACGATCACCAAATGATTTAGTTAGGTTGTTCACTTCAAGAACTTTGTCACCTAGACGTTCACCTGGCGGAATGAACAGTTCGTTTGTTTCATTACGTTTTTGGTGATCAGAGCTTTGTAGTTCTTCAAAACGAGCCATACGAGCTTTAGATTTAGCTTGGCGGCCTTTAGGGTTTTGACGAACCCACTCAAGTTCTTTTTCAATCGTTTTCTGACGAGCATTTTCTTTTGCCGCTTCTTGTTTTAAACGGTCATCTTTTTGCTCAAGCCAAGAGGTATAGTTACCTTCCCATGGAATACCTTCACCACGGTCAAGCTCTAGAATCCAACCCGCAGCGTTATCAAGGAAATAACGGTCGTGGGTAATTGCCACAACAGTACCTGAATAATCAACAAGGAAGTGCTCAAGCCATGCAACTGATTCAGCATCAAGGTGGTTGGTTGGTTCATCAAGTAGCAGCATATCTGGTTTTTCTAGAAGAAGACGACAGATAGCAACACGGCGACGTTCACCACCAGATAAGTGTTCAATTTTAGCATCCCACTCAGGTAGACGTAGTGCGTCAGCTGCGCGCTCTAAAGCGTTATCTAGATTATGACCATCTTTTGCTTGAATTAATGCTTCAAGTTCACCTTGCTCTTTAGCTAGAGCATCGAAATCAGCACCTTCTTCAGCGTAAGCTGCATAAACCGCATCAAGGCGAGTTAGTGCACCTGCTACATCAGAAACAGCCTCTTCAACAATTTCACGAACTGTTTTTGATTCATCAAGTACAGGTTCTTGTGGAAGATAGCCAACATTTAATCCCGCTTGTGGACGAGCTTCACCATCAATATCAGTATCAAGACCTGCCATAATGCGAAGTAGTGTTGATTTACCTGAGCCATTTAGACCCAAAACACCAATTTTTGCACCAGGGAAGAAGCTAAGAGAAATGTCTTTCAGGATTTGTCTTTTAGGAGGAACAATTTTGCTCACTCGTGACATTGTATATACGTATTCAGCCATAATCACTTATTAGAGTTGGTTAACGAAAATATTAATTTACTATTTATGATACATAGTTTAACACTCATTTTTGTAGTTACTAGGGTAATATAAGTAAACTAAGGTAAGAATTCGGTAGATGTATAAGTGAGTCTCAGATCACTACGCCGCAGTCAAAGGTTGGAAAGTTTAGGTGTTAAAGAAATCAATGAAATATACACAATATAAGTTAGGGATGATGACGGCATTGTGCATAGGTATGAATGTACAAGTTGTTGATGCGTCACCTGTTGATACATGGCGAGCACAATACCAAGAAGCAAAAACGCTACTTAATGAAAAAAAATACGATGAATATAAAAAAGTAAGGGCAGAACTTGATGGTTATTCATTAGCGCCTTATTTGGATTACCGTGAATTACGAATGGATTTAAGCTCTAAAACGCCAGATGATATTCGTTTATTTAAACATAATCATAAGTCATTACCTATTGGTAACTCTCTTTCATACCAATACTTAGTCATTCTTGGTTTAAACGAGCGTTGGGCTGAGTTTATTGATTATTTCCCCAACGAACCAAGTAGCAAAAATCTACAGTGTTATTACTATCAAGCAAAAAATAAACTGGGTGATAAGGTCACCGCTTGGAAAGGTGCGGAGCAGTTATGGTTAACTGGTAGCTCTGTTACTTATGAATGTGATGATTTATTTCAAGATTGGGCTGAAGCTGAGAAACTCAGTGATGATTTAATTATTGAGCGTATGCTTTTAGTTTATAAAGCTCGTAATAATAATTTGTTTTCTTATTTAGAAAAAATGTTGAAAACAGATACCGCAAAAGAAAAAGCACAGCATATTGTCACTTTGTTTAATGATCCTGATTTGTTAGAAAGTTTTTCAAAGAGTAATAAAAAAACAGAGTTTTCTAAGCAATTAACGCTTATCTCAATGGAAAGAGAAGCTCGTAAAAACCCTAAAAAAGCGATAGAAATATTGCCTGAAATTGCTAAAAAGCAGCAGTTTACTCAAGAAGAGTTGGTTCAGGTTAAGCGACGTATTGTTAGTAGCATTATGTCAACAGAGTCAGCAGAACTTGCACAATGGAGAGATAAAGAGCTAGCTACTAACCCTGAAGATTCATTTATTGAGCGCCGAATTCGTGTTGCTATTCGTGCAGCTGATTGGGATGACGTAAGCAACTGGATTGGGTATTTAACACCAACAGCTAAAAATTCATTACGTTGGCAGTTCTGGATTGCTCAGATCGAAAGTAAGGAAGGTGAGCAAGATAAAGCTGATGCTCGTTTAAAAAGATTACTTGGTCAGCGTAATTTTTATAGTGTTGCTGCGGCAAATATTTTAGGTGAGCCTATTCAATATCCAATGAATACCGCTCCTAGAAATATTAAGCCGATTAAAGATAAATACAGTGTAGAGCTTGCACGTATTAAAGAATTAATTGCGATTGATGAGATCTCTACAGCCAAAAGTGAGTGGGAATATTTGCTAAATCGAGCATCAAAAACTGAAGTGAAAGAATTAGCAAGTTATGCTGCTCAGCATCGTTGGCATCACTTTACTGTTCTGGCGACCATCAAAGGAAGAATGTGGGGATATTTGAGCTTACGTTTTCCTATAGCACATCAGTGGTGGTTTAATCATTACAGCAAGGAACTTGGTTTAGATAAAGTGACGTTAATGTCGTTATCTCGACAAGAAAGTGCACTGTATGCAGAAGCTCAATCACCGGTAGGTGCTCGTGGTTTGATGCAAATTATGCCAGCAACAGCGAAATATACCGCGAAGAAGATTGATTACGATAAATACGAAGGTGTTGATAGTTTGAATGATGTTGATGTGAATATTCACATTGGTTCAAATTACCTTAAGGGTTTATTAGATGATTATGATGGTAACCGTATTTTTGCTCTTGCAGGTTATAATGCAGGCCCTCATCGTGTTAAGCGTTGGAGAGCGGTTTCTGATGAAAAACTAGATGCTTATGCTTTCATTGAAGCCATTCCATTCAAGGAAACTCGAGGGTATGTACAAAATATTTTAATGTTTGAAACTTACTATCGTAGCTTATTGGGTGAAAAAGGTGCTTTTTTATCCGAGAAAGAGCTGAATTTAAAGTATTGATAAGTTTAAATTCTAATAGCAATTGGTATTAAGCTTAAATAAATATAAAGTAGGGGACTTAATTGTCCCCTTTTTTACAATTGTATGAGGATACTATGTCAGGTTCAGCAAAATATTCCGACTGGTCTCAAGTGATGACACTAATTGCAAATGCAGCAGAACAAGGAAATCATCAACCATTATTAACGATGTTGATGACGCCTGATGAACGTGAAGCATTGGTTGCTCGCGTAAATATTTTTCATGAGCTGTTACAGGGTGAATTGAGCCAGAGACAAATTAGTCAGCTATTAGGGGTGGGCGTTGCCACTATCACTAGAGGTTCAAATGAATTAAAAAGCCATACTGACGAAGAGAAAGTATGGCTTATGGATTTATTAGAAAAGAGTACTAAAAACGAGTTGGATGTAGAAAAGGAATAAGAGCAAGAATAAGTGCTTGTTGATATACCGATGTTCTTGTTAGTAGGTTATTGGTTAGTAAGCCAATAGCCCCTCCTTTCTGTTTAATGTTGTCGGTGTTAAATTGTTCATCCATGACATCGCCTAGCTCTTTACCTTTCTTCACCTCATCAATAACTTGTGGTGGGAGAGGTAAACTCGAAGAGCGTGACTCTCCTACCGTTAAACCATTATCAATAATCATCCAAGCAAAAGTAGAATTACCTTCAATTCCAGCTTCTAACCCAACATAATAATCACAGTTAGGTAGCTTGATCTTTGCGTTATTAACACGGTTCATTGCTCCTTGTTTTGTTTCTTCACAACTCATTGGTTGATCTGGAACACCGCTCTTTACTGATACCCCTTCAAATGAAAAAGTATCATTAGGAAACGCAAGATTAAATGCTGATTCAACAGCGGCAATTTTCGCTGGGTTTTGAGAAGTAATGATAACTTTCATGTTTACCTTTCATTCGATGTAATCAATTTGATAATGGAATAGCTGTTGGTTCTACATTTTCAATTGGATAGCAACCAAGTACTTTTAGATAGCGAGTAATAGCCGTTAATTCTTCGATAGCAGAAGTCATAGCATCGGATTTTAGATGCGCTTCTAGATCAACATAGAACATTTCTTCCCAAGGATTTCCCATAATAGGGCGAGATTCTAGCTTGCTCATATTGATGCCGTATTTTTGTAATACCAATAGAGATTCAACCAATGAACCAGCATCTTGAGCTGTGGACATTATTAATGTTGTTTTAGCAGGGATTTGCTCTGATACATCCACAGGCTTTCTTGCAACAACGATAAAACGTGTTTGGTTCTCTGTTTGATTCGAAATATTAGTGATTAGAGATTGCAGTCCATATAGCTTTCCACTATCTGAGTTACCAATTGCTGCAACTTCAGGTGAGTTTAACTCTTTTACCGTGATCATCGCATCAGCAGTGCTTGCACAAGAAATTAGTTCAACATTATTGAGTCGATTTAAAAATTCGCTACATTGTTCATGTGGCTGTGGGTGTGAATACAAGGTTTTAATGGACTCAAGAGAGGTTTCAGTCGTTGTTAATAAACAATGATCAATTTTTTGAGTTAATTCCCCAACAATGTATAGGCTAGTGTGTTGGAGTAAATCATAAACTTGGTTAATCGAACCTGAGCTTGTATTTTCAATTGGCAATACGCCGTAATCAGCATGACCAGCCTCAACGGTTTTAATTACTTCTTTAAAGTTTTCACAGCCTAACTCAGCTAATTCAATATTCTTTTTACTGAAATAACGACGGCTTGCTAGGTTTGAATATGATCCTTTTGAGCCAAGGTAAGCCACTCTTGCTACGGGTTTTCTACTTAAGTCAGGGTTTGCTAGATTTTGGAAGTATTCTTGCTGAAGTAAAACTGAATCTTCAATAATGGTATGAAATAACTGTGTAATGTAATAAGCATCAAGATTGAAGTCTTTACCATTCTCAATGAGTTTAACAAGTAATTGTTGTTCTCGTTTAGGATCTCGAACAGGTTTCGCGGTTTTTACTTTACTTTTAGCAACATCAAGACTGAGTTTACGACGTTCTGAAAAGAGCTTTAATAATTCATTATCAAGTTCATTAAGGCGTAAACGAATATCATCAAGGGAGTAGTGAGTGTCAGTCATGAAATGCAAACCTAGTAAATTAAGAGTTAATTCACAATAAGGAATTGGTCAGTTTGCGTCAAGAAAAAACAGCGCTCAAATGAGCGCTGTTCTTAAGAATCTTTAGAGTTGAATATTATTCCTCTTCAAGTTCAACTTCTGGTTCTTCAACTCCAGGAGCTTGAGCATGAGTCGCTCGACGTGCTTCTCCTTTATGTTGTAGTTTGTCTAGTTGGCGTTCTAGTTTTTGATACATCTCTCTAATTGCACCAAATAGATCTTCTTGTTCTGCAGAGGCTACGACTTTGCCACCTGCGATAGTTGCGTACGCTTCTACCTTGTGTTTACCATTTGCGCGTTTTGTAACGCTAGCGTGACGTCCAATAATGTCTAGGTTTCTTTTTGCTTCTAGTTTTTTAAACTTCCCTTCAATACGTTCACGGATGCCTGGAGTGATGTCGATGTTGTTGCCAGTGATTTCTACTTTCATATGATTTTCCTCTCGCTTGCCCCGTTTGGCATGTACTCAGATTACGTATCCAGAGTTAAAAATAAAGTGATCAAGATCACTTTTTTGATGTGTTGTAGCGAGAAGGTGAATGAATGTGATCTTAGGCAAGGCCTTAAGTATTTTATTTAAAAAATACTTGATGAATTGTACAAAGTAGGTAGATTGAAAGGGTTGGTTACTAGAAATTATTGTTTTTAGGGATATCGTTCAACCTGTTGTTTTGGTTGATTAATTTTTAAACTTATCAATAGTGTGACCTATATACGAATTATAACTAACATTTCCAGACATAAAAAAAGCAGTGCTCGATTCTCGGCACTGCTTTTTTGTTTTTATAATGAATATTATGTCAATTGTAGTAAATAACGGCTCATCCTAGCTTGTTTAAATGCTTGCTCACTTATTTACTGTGATTGATATTATTGTGGATTCAACGCAATAAGTTCTTCGGTTCGCTTAATTGCATCTTCCAGTTTTAATTCTTTGTAAGCTGAAAGCATAATTGTTAGTGATTTTCTTGCAGCTTCTGTATCTGGATAAGTACGTTGTAATTCTTGACAACGATTAATGGCAGAGATCCAAGCTTCTCGTCGTAAATAAAAGTCAGCTGTTGCTAATTCATAATCCGCTAAGCGATTTTTAAGTGCGTACATACGAGTTTGTGCATCTTCAGCGTAAAGACTATTAGGGTATCTTTCTAATAATCGTTTAAAATCTTTAAAAGCTGAGCGAGCTGGTTCTGGATCTCGATCTGAACGATCAACTCTAAATAAATCATGCATGAAACTTCTATCTTGAGCCATATGCGTTAATCCACGCATGTAAAGGACCCAGTCAGCTTTTGGATGGGTTGGGTTTAAACGAGTGAATCTCTCGATAGTTGCAAGACCTAATGCAAGATCATCATTTTTATAATAAACATAAATAAGGTCTAACTGAACTTGTTCAGAATAAGCGCCAAAAGGGTATCGAGAATCTAAGGCTTCAAGACGCTCAATTGCGCTCGTCCAATTACCTGCTTGTAAAGATACTTGAGCTTGAGCGTATAATTCTGATGGTGGAATATCTGGAATTACATCATCACTACTTGAGCAACCAACCAGTAAAGATACAGCTAATAATGAAGAAATGGTTAAGCGTTTCATGCTTGAAAATGATCCTTGACTAAAAAAACTGAAGTTATCCATTACGAAATGCGCCGTTAACAGATACAATGGTACATAGTTTATTTCACTTACAGTGTTGATGATACCAAATATGACCTATTAGTTTGGTATTAGTACCACTATTTTAAAAAAAGTTCGATATGGCACAACAAATAGAGTTAACAAGTACAGTAAAAGAAAGTCAACTAGGGCAGCGTTTAGATCAAGCTGCTGCTGAGTTGTTTTCTGATTTTTCTCGTTCACGCATCAAAGAGTGGTTGCTTGCTGGCAACATGACAGTCAATGGTGAAGTGGTTACAAAAGCACGCCTTAAAGTTATGGGTGGTGAAGAGATCACGGTTAAAGCTGAATTAGAAGATGAAGAGCGTTGGTTAGCTCAAGATATTCCTCTTGATATTGTTTATGAAGATGATGATCTACTCGTTATCAATAAACCACGTGACTTCGTTGTTCACCCAGGAGCGGGTACACCTGATGGTACAGTGTTAAATGCATTGTTATTCCATTATCCAAATATTGCAGAAGTACCTCGTGCGGGTATCGTTCACCGTTTGGATAAAGACACTACTGGATTAATGGTTGTTGCGAAAACTGTACCGGCTCAAACACGTTTAGTTCGTGCGCTTCAAAAGCGTAAGATTACTCGTGAGTATGAAGCCGTTGTTGTCGGTCGTATGACTGCAGGTGGTATGATTGAGAAACCAATTGGTCGTCACCCAAACAAACGTACTCTAATGGCAGTTCATGAATTAGGTAAAGATGCTGTGACACATTATCGTGTTGCTGAACATTTCCGTATTCATACTCGTATCCGTTTACGTCTTGAAACCGGTCGTACTCACCAAATTCGTGTACATATGTCATATTTGCAGCATCCACTTGTGGGTGATACTGCTTATGGTGGTCGTGCTCGTATTCCAAAAGGCGCTTCTCAAGAGTTAATTGATATGATCCGCGGTTTTGATCGTCAGGCTCTGCATGCTGCGATGCTGCGTTTTGAACATCCAATCACAGGGGAAACAATGGAGTTCCATGCTCCAATTCCTGATGACATGATTGCTCTATCTCAGGCGCTACGTGATGATGAACGTCTAATGCATGAGGAAGAGTATTAATAATGTCATTGATTTCACCAAATTGGTCTGCACCTAAATCAGTTAAAGTATTCAGTACAACTCGTATTGGAGGAGTATCAAGTTCCCCATTTGATAGCTTTAATCTTGGAGACCATGTTGGTGATGATCACAAAGATGTTGTGCTCAATCGTGAAAAACTGATTACGTTGGGGCAGTTACCTACTGCACCAACGTGGTTAAACCAAATTCACTCAACAAGAGTTGTTCATTTACCGAGTCAAGAGTTTTTTGAAACACCACCAGCCGCTGATGCTGCATATACAAACCAAGTAAAACAAGTTTGTTGTGTTATGACTGCAGATTGCCTTCCGGTTGTAATATGCAATAAAGAAGGTACAGAGGTTGCTGCCGCACACGCAGGTTGGAGAGGTTTACTTGATGGAGTATTAGGAAATACTGTTGAGCAATTTGCCTCCGATGATCTTATTGCTTGGTGTGGACCTGCTATTGGTGAAGAAGCGTTTGAAGTAGGTAATGAAGTAAAAGAGCTATTTTGCGAAAAAGATCCGCAAGCAATTAATGCATTTATTCCGAGTTATAATGAAGGAAAATGGTTAGCTAATTTAGCCATGTTAGCCACACAACGTTTAAATAGTGTTGGTATAACTGATGTGCATTATTCAAACCTTTGCACTTATCAAAATACAGAAACGTTTTTCTCATACAGAAAAGAAGGAATTACAGGAAGACAAGCCACTCTTATTTGGTTTGAATAACTCATATTTCTCCCTCTTTATCCTTTCCTTAAGCATTGAACTTTCTGACCTTAGTCCCCATTTAGAAACTATATAGTTACTAGCTTTCTTCTTTTGGAGGGTGTTATGCGTTTAGATCGATTCACTAGTAAATTTCAAATGGCCATCTCTGATGCTCAATCATTAGCATTAGGTCAAGATCATCAATATATCGAACCAACCCATTTAATGGTTGCACTGTTAAATCAGGATGGAAGTACGATAAGGCCTTTACTTACTCTTCTAAATGTAGACGTAACACAATTACGTTCAAAACTAACTGAAATATTAGATAAGACACCAAAGGTAACGGGTATCGGTGGTGATGTTCAACTTTCATCTAATATGGGTGTTATTTTTAATCTTTGCGATAAAGTCGCTCAGAAACGCAAAGACGCTTATATCTCTTCTGAAATATTCATGCTTGCCGCAATCGAAGATAAAGGGCCTTTGGGTAATTTACTTCGAGAATTAGGATTAACTGAACCTAAAATATCTAAGTCAATCGATGAGATCCGTGGTGGCGAAAAAGTTAATGATCAAAATGCTGAAGAAAAACGTCAAGCATTAGAAAAGTTTACTGTTGATTTAACTGAGCGAGCAGAGCAAGGAAAACTAGATCCTGTTATTGGTCGTGATGATGAAATACGAAGAACAATTCAGGTATTGCAACGTCGAACTAAAAATAATCCAGTTATCATAGGTCAACCTGGTGTCGGCAAGACAGCTATTGTTGAAGGGTTAGCGCAACGTATTATAAATGGTGAAGTACCTGAAGGTTTAAAAAATAAACGAGTACTTTCTTTAGATATTGGTGCATTGGTAGCTGGTGCTAAATTCCGAGGTGAATTTGAAGAGCGTTTAAAAGCGGTTTTAAATGAGTTAGCGAAAGAAGAAGGTAGTGTCATCCTCTTTATTGATGAAGTACATACAATGGTAGGTGCTGGTAAAGGTGAAGGCTCTATGGATGCCGGCAACATGCTTAAACCTGCACTCGCACGTGGTGAACTACATTGTGTCGGAGCAACAACTCTTGATGAATATCGTCAGTATATTGAAAAAGATCCAGCATTAGAGCGTCGTTTTCAAAAAGTACTTGTTGACGAACCAACAGTTGAAGATACCGTTGCAATTTTGCGTGGTTTAAAAGAGCGCTATGAAATTCATCATCATGTTGAAATTACCGATCCTGCGATCGTAGCAGCAGCAAGCCTGTCACATCGTTATATTTCGGATCGTCAATTACCGGATAAAGCGATAGATTTAATTGATGAAGCAGCATCAAGCATTCGTATGGAAATTGATTCAAAACCAGAATCATTAGATAAGCTTGATCGTAAGATAATTCAATTAAAGATAGAACAGCAAGCACTAGTAAAAGAAAGCGATGATGCGAGCTTAAAGCGTCTTGACTCTTTAAATCTTGAATTAATGCAAAAAGAACGTGAATACGCAGAGCTTGAAGAAGTGTGGAAAGCTGAAAAAGCGGCTTTATCTGGCACTCAGCATATAAAAACAGAATTAGAAACAGCTCGAAGTAATATGGAAATTGCACGTCGTGCAGGTGATCTAAATAGAATGTCAGAGCTGCAATATGGACGTATTCCAGAATTAGAGAAACAACTAGATCTTGCCGCTCAAGCTGAAATGCAAGAAATGAGCTTATTAAAAAACAAAGTGACGGATGCAGAGATAGCAGAAGTGCTTTCACGTCAGACGGGCATTCCTGTAAATAAAATGCTTGAAGGTGAAAGAGATAAGCTATTAAAGATGGAAGAGGTATTACATCACCGAGTAATAGGCCAGGCTGAAGCTGTCGAAGCTGTCTCAAATGCAATTCGTCGTAGTCGTGCCGGTCTATCAGATCCAAATCGACCAATCGGTTCATTCTTGTTTTTAGGCCCAACAGGGGTTGGTAAAACGGAATTATGTAAATCACTCGCTAACTTTATGTTTGATAGTGAAGATGCGATGGTACGTATCGACATGTCAGAGTTTATGGAGAAACATTCCGTTGCTCGTTTAGTAGGTGCACCTCCTGGTTATGTTGGTTATGAAGAGGGGGGATACTTAACAGAAGCAGTAAGACGCAAACCTTATTCAGTTTTATTATTAGATGAAGTAGAGAAAGCACATCCAGATGTATTTAATATTCTACTTCAAGTTCTTGATGATGGCCGCTTAACTGATGGTCAGGGAAGAACGGTTGATTTTAAAAATACCGTTATCATTATGACATCGAACTTAGGTTCAGAAAAAATTCAGCAGCACTTTGGTGAGTTGAATTATGCTGGCATAAAAGAAGTCGTAATGGATGTTGTGAGTCAACATTTTAGACCAGAGTTTTTAAACCGTGTTGATGAAACCGTAGTATTCCATCCATTGGCACAAGAACACATTAAGAATATCGCTTCTATTCAATTACAACGCTTAGAAAAACGTTTGAATGAAAAAGATTACCAATTGCAAGTAACAGACGAAGCGTTAAACCTAATTGCTGAGGCAGGTTTTGACCCTGTTTATGGAGCAAGACCATTAAAACGAGCAATTCAGACATATATAGAGAACCCACTTGCTCAGGATATATTGAGTGGAAAGCTAAGGGTTGGAGAAGTAATTAAGTTGAAAGTTAAAAATGAACAGCTAATTGCGACTCAAAATGACGACTTTTGATGTAAAAATAAACGCTTTGAATTAAAAGTAAGCAAACAAACTCATTTTTCATATTTTTCTAGAAAAAGAGTTGCATAGATTCAAAGATTCTCTATAATGCCGCCTCACTGACACGGAGAACGAAGTTTATTAAAACTTAGCATCCAGTTGGTTTGGCGGTTAGAAATTTAGTTTCAAATAAGTGCTTGACACTGAAACTTAAATCGATAGAATAGCCGTCCTCTTCACTGAAAAGCAAAGCTTTGAAAGTAGAAGAAAAGCTCTTTAACAATTAGAAACCTATTAATCTGTGTGAGCACTTGTGAATTGATAATCAACAAATTATCAATGAACTGAGTGACTACACAAAATTACTTTTATGTAACAATCAGTATTAATCATTGAGTCGGTTTTGTTTCTGCTGAAACAAACCAAAAAAACTTTAATTGAAGAGTTTGATCATGGCTCAGATTGAACGCTGGCGGCAGGCCTAACACATGCAAGTCGAGCGGAAACGACTTAACTGAA
The Aliivibrio fischeri ATCC 7744 = JCM 18803 = DSM 507 DNA segment above includes these coding regions:
- the rluD gene encoding 23S rRNA pseudouridine(1911/1915/1917) synthase RluD encodes the protein MAQQIELTSTVKESQLGQRLDQAAAELFSDFSRSRIKEWLLAGNMTVNGEVVTKARLKVMGGEEITVKAELEDEERWLAQDIPLDIVYEDDDLLVINKPRDFVVHPGAGTPDGTVLNALLFHYPNIAEVPRAGIVHRLDKDTTGLMVVAKTVPAQTRLVRALQKRKITREYEAVVVGRMTAGGMIEKPIGRHPNKRTLMAVHELGKDAVTHYRVAEHFRIHTRIRLRLETGRTHQIRVHMSYLQHPLVGDTAYGGRARIPKGASQELIDMIRGFDRQALHAAMLRFEHPITGETMEFHAPIPDDMIALSQALRDDERLMHEEEY
- the bamD gene encoding outer membrane protein assembly factor BamD, encoding MKRLTISSLLAVSLLVGCSSSDDVIPDIPPSELYAQAQVSLQAGNWTSAIERLEALDSRYPFGAYSEQVQLDLIYVYYKNDDLALGLATIERFTRLNPTHPKADWVLYMRGLTHMAQDRSFMHDLFRVDRSDRDPEPARSAFKDFKRLLERYPNSLYAEDAQTRMYALKNRLADYELATADFYLRREAWISAINRCQELQRTYPDTEAARKSLTIMLSAYKELKLEDAIKRTEELIALNPQ
- the pgeF gene encoding peptidoglycan editing factor PgeF, which produces MSLISPNWSAPKSVKVFSTTRIGGVSSSPFDSFNLGDHVGDDHKDVVLNREKLITLGQLPTAPTWLNQIHSTRVVHLPSQEFFETPPAADAAYTNQVKQVCCVMTADCLPVVICNKEGTEVAAAHAGWRGLLDGVLGNTVEQFASDDLIAWCGPAIGEEAFEVGNEVKELFCEKDPQAINAFIPSYNEGKWLANLAMLATQRLNSVGITDVHYSNLCTYQNTETFFSYRKEGITGRQATLIWFE
- the hpf gene encoding ribosome hibernation-promoting factor, HPF/YfiA family, whose translation is MKVEITGNNIDITPGIRERIEGKFKKLEAKRNLDIIGRHASVTKRANGKHKVEAYATIAGGKVVASAEQEDLFGAIREMYQKLERQLDKLQHKGEARRATHAQAPGVEEPEVELEEE
- the yjjX gene encoding inosine/xanthosine triphosphatase; its protein translation is MKVIITSQNPAKIAAVESAFNLAFPNDTFSFEGVSVKSGVPDQPMSCEETKQGAMNRVNNAKIKLPNCDYYVGLEAGIEGNSTFAWMIIDNGLTVGESRSSSLPLPPQVIDEVKKGKELGDVMDEQFNTDNIKQKGGAIGLLTNNLLTRTSVYQQALILALIPFLHPTRF
- the pheA gene encoding prephenate dehydratase translates to MTDTHYSLDDIRLRLNELDNELLKLFSERRKLSLDVAKSKVKTAKPVRDPKREQQLLVKLIENGKDFNLDAYYITQLFHTIIEDSVLLQQEYFQNLANPDLSRKPVARVAYLGSKGSYSNLASRRYFSKKNIELAELGCENFKEVIKTVEAGHADYGVLPIENTSSGSINQVYDLLQHTSLYIVGELTQKIDHCLLTTTETSLESIKTLYSHPQPHEQCSEFLNRLNNVELISCASTADAMITVKELNSPEVAAIGNSDSGKLYGLQSLITNISNQTENQTRFIVVARKPVDVSEQIPAKTTLIMSTAQDAGSLVESLLVLQKYGINMSKLESRPIMGNPWEEMFYVDLEAHLKSDAMTSAIEELTAITRYLKVLGCYPIENVEPTAIPLSN